A single window of Thalassoroseus pseudoceratinae DNA harbors:
- the queC gene encoding 7-cyano-7-deazaguanine synthase QueC, with protein sequence MMSDEKKAVVLVSGGLDSATVLAMAKDAGFRCYALSFDYGQRHRFELEAAQRVCEALGVERHVTLELDLRAFGGSALTADIDVPKDRTDDAMADGIPITYVPARNTVFLSLALGWAETLGATDLFIGVNAVDYSGYPDCRPEFIAAFEDLANLATKAGVEGHAKFDIHTPLIDLTKAEIIRRGIALGVDYGLTHSCYDPDETGAPCGHCDSCQLRAKGFLDAGFDDPAS encoded by the coding sequence ATGATGTCCGACGAAAAAAAAGCAGTTGTGTTGGTGAGTGGCGGTTTGGATTCCGCGACGGTTTTAGCAATGGCGAAGGATGCAGGTTTTCGCTGTTACGCGTTGAGCTTCGATTACGGTCAACGTCATCGGTTTGAGTTAGAAGCGGCTCAGCGGGTGTGTGAGGCGTTGGGCGTCGAACGGCATGTGACGTTGGAACTCGATTTGCGGGCGTTCGGCGGGTCGGCACTCACGGCGGATATCGATGTGCCGAAAGACCGCACCGACGACGCGATGGCCGATGGCATTCCGATCACCTACGTTCCGGCTCGCAACACCGTTTTTCTCTCCCTCGCACTCGGATGGGCCGAGACGCTGGGAGCGACGGATTTGTTCATCGGCGTCAACGCGGTGGATTATAGCGGTTATCCCGATTGCCGCCCGGAGTTCATCGCCGCCTTCGAAGATCTCGCCAACCTCGCCACGAAAGCCGGCGTCGAAGGCCACGCGAAGTTCGACATCCACACCCCGCTAATCGACCTGACGAAAGCGGAAATCATCCGCCGCGGCATCGCTCTCGGCGTCGATTACGGTCTCACGCACAGTTGTTATGACCCCGACGAAACCGGCGCCCCTTGCGGACATTGCGATAGTTGCCAACTGCGAGCGAAAGGTTTCCTGGATGCGGGGTTTGATGATCCGGCAAGCTAA
- a CDS encoding bifunctional GNAT family N-acetyltransferase/carbon-nitrogen hydrolase family protein — translation MEPVDLSDYAWDVRIRPMTIDDFDELIAMQARCFPDMSLWKRDQIESQLSIFPEGQLVIEIDGKLAASASSLIVNYEPNLAWHDWKKIADGGYIRNHEPDGDTLYGIEIMVDPEYRGMKLSRRLYDARKELCVKKNLDRFIVAGRIPGYSKYADRMSAREYVERVMNKELHDPVLTAQQANQFAVQGLIPNYFPDDAASLGYATFLEWRNLDRTPPEGRRRHRAVHSVRLAAVQYHMRAIKGFDDFAQQCEYFVDAASDYHCDFAVFPELFTTQLLSCVKATRPGLAARQLADFTPRYLEFFTECAVKYNVNLIGGSQFVIEDEQLYNVAFFFGRDGSIEKQYKLHITPSERKWWGVTPGDRVNVFDTDCGRVAMLVCYDIEFPELVRIAASKGAQIIFVPFNTDTVKGYLRVRLCAQARCIENHVYVVIAGCTGNLPFVENADIHYAQSGIFTPADVGFPRDGVGAECNPNVETFVMDDVDLEVLRRHKTSGSVQNWNDRLTSLYRVVYNEDGEQHEV, via the coding sequence ATGGAACCAGTCGATCTCAGTGATTATGCGTGGGATGTTCGCATTCGACCGATGACGATTGATGATTTCGACGAACTCATCGCAATGCAGGCCCGCTGTTTTCCAGATATGTCGCTCTGGAAGCGGGACCAGATCGAAAGTCAGTTGAGCATTTTTCCCGAAGGTCAGTTGGTCATCGAAATTGATGGCAAGTTGGCCGCGTCGGCTTCGAGTTTGATCGTCAACTACGAACCGAACCTGGCGTGGCACGATTGGAAGAAGATCGCCGACGGTGGTTATATCCGCAACCACGAGCCCGACGGAGACACGCTGTACGGCATCGAAATCATGGTGGATCCCGAGTACCGCGGGATGAAACTGTCTCGGCGATTGTACGACGCTCGTAAGGAATTATGCGTCAAGAAAAATTTGGATCGGTTCATTGTCGCTGGCCGAATCCCAGGCTACAGCAAGTACGCGGATCGGATGAGTGCTCGTGAGTATGTCGAACGCGTGATGAACAAGGAATTGCACGATCCGGTCTTGACCGCGCAGCAGGCAAACCAGTTCGCTGTTCAAGGACTGATCCCCAATTACTTCCCGGATGACGCTGCATCGCTCGGTTACGCCACGTTTCTCGAATGGCGAAACCTCGACCGCACGCCACCGGAGGGGCGACGTCGGCATCGGGCGGTTCATTCCGTCCGGTTGGCGGCGGTACAGTATCACATGCGAGCGATCAAGGGATTCGACGACTTCGCACAGCAGTGTGAATACTTCGTCGATGCCGCCTCAGATTACCACTGCGATTTCGCCGTCTTCCCGGAACTGTTCACGACGCAACTGCTCTCGTGTGTGAAAGCGACACGTCCCGGTTTGGCGGCTCGGCAACTCGCAGACTTCACGCCGCGTTACCTGGAATTCTTTACCGAGTGTGCGGTGAAGTACAACGTGAATCTGATTGGCGGATCTCAGTTCGTCATCGAAGACGAACAACTCTATAACGTGGCTTTCTTTTTTGGTCGGGATGGCTCGATCGAGAAGCAATACAAACTGCACATCACGCCCAGTGAACGCAAGTGGTGGGGAGTGACGCCGGGTGACCGCGTGAACGTGTTCGACACAGATTGCGGTCGCGTGGCGATGCTCGTTTGTTACGACATCGAATTCCCGGAACTCGTGCGAATCGCGGCATCCAAGGGGGCACAGATCATCTTCGTGCCGTTCAATACAGATACCGTGAAGGGGTATCTCCGCGTGCGACTCTGTGCCCAAGCGCGGTGTATCGAAAACCACGTTTATGTCGTCATTGCTGGTTGCACGGGCAATCTGCCGTTCGTGGAAAACGCCGATATTCACTATGCACAGTCCGGCATTTTCACGCCCGCCGATGTCGGTTTTCCACGTGACGGCGTCGGAGCCGAGTGCAATCCGAATGTCGAGACCTTCGTGATGGATGACGTGGATCTCGAAGTGCTTCGACGACACAAAACGTCAGGCAGCGTTCAAAATTGGAACGACCGCCTGACGAGTCTGTACCGTGTTGTCTACAACGAAGACGGGGAGCAACACGAAGTTTAG